The Hordeum vulgare subsp. vulgare chromosome 4H, MorexV3_pseudomolecules_assembly, whole genome shotgun sequence genomic interval atacggagtcgcagctaagcccccgagtgtggagcatgtccgcactcagagttgtttttacttaggcgatacggagtcgcagctaagcccccgagtgtggagcgtgtccatactcggagttgtttttacttacgcgatacggagtcgcagctaagcccccgagtgtggagcgatggcgcgcggggcagccaaatgatgaagacgtgccacacggagtggcgatgcgcatggcatccgagtgaggtagacgattctggctgagtggcaacgcgcggggcggccaagtgatgtatgtcgaggaggcgtacgacccactgacggcacgcggggcggccgtgtccactacgtcattgcgggggctttcgaacacgtgaaaacgcatgaatgatcgttgcggcgactgagcctgagcagcgacgaggatggcgcacggatgtgttgagtaacctgtgtatgaaaaatagcacaagccagcataaaaattatcaaagtaatatgatcttttctgaaatagttcgtataaataacacccatagacacccactgggtgtgtcAGGTGCTTGCtggttcggaacaagcaagagtttaaaaGGGTGGAGGATCggactgaactcgtttgagttcCGGATCCAAATAAAGCAGAGTGAAGTGCTCCGACATGAAAATAACCAATcaagtgcagaggtacactcggtGGTGTGGCCTCCGAGTAAACGTCATGTGTAACTTACTTACATTCGGTAATGTGGAAAtaactatttaatttaatgcagtaTGTGAAGAATGACTTAGCTGTCTGACGTCGCGCGagcggtcgagcgaagtagacacgtccgaCTGAGTGGCGATGCATGTGGCGGCCAAGTGACGAAGACCTGTCTCGTCGAGTGGCGAAGTGCAGAGTTGCcgggtgatgacgacgcgtccaacAGAGTGACGATGACGTGTCTCGCCGAGcggcgatgcgcggagctgccgagtgatgacgacgcgtccagcaGAGTGAAGGCGCGCGGGGTGCCCGAGCGATGATGGAGCGTTcagcagagtgacggcgcgcgggaCGGCCGTGTGACGATGGCGTGTCTTGCCCAGTGGCGATGcatggagctgccgagtgatgacgacgcgtccagtaGAGTGATGGCGAGCGGGGCGaccgagtgacgatggagcgttCAACCGAGTGACGGCGCATGGGGCGGCCATGTGACGATGGCATGTCTCGCCGAGTGGCGATGCGCAGAGCTGTCGAGTGATGGCGACGCGTCcaacagcgtgatggcgcgcggggcggccgagtgacgacaAAGCGTTCAGTAGAGTGACGGCGCATGGAACTGTCGAGTGACGAACGAGCATCCAGCCGAGTGACGATGCGCGGAGTGAttgagtgacgaaggagcgtctgGTCGAGTGATGGTGCGCGGAgcgaccgagtgacgaaggagcatcgagtcgagtggcgatgcgcggagctgccgagtgacgaaagAGTGTTCAGTTGAGTGGCGACGCGCGGAGCGACCGAGCGACGAAGGAGCGTCTCGCCGAGTGACGGCTTTCCTTGAAAAGATCCATCCAATGACCCTGCCACTTTTTCATGTAAAGGCTCGATTAAATGCTGAGTAGTTATGCATGGTTAGCCAtgcacacatgcatgcatgcagccaCTAATTGATGCAGAAATAGACGCAAGTAGTGAAAACGCGTCGCTTTGGCCGCCATTATTAGGAAACCGACGCTGAAAAACCCACTAATTGGCCGCTTAATGAGGCGGTCAATTAACTCCTCGGAAGAGTTATGAGGCCCACGTCCTTCCTTCCGTTACTTTTCCTGCATGCGGTTAATCAATAAAATGGATGTTAGACAAAATTGACCAGCAACGTGGGAGCACCGGTGGGCTGTGCTCGTGTGCGTCCAATGCATAGCTCGAGCTACTGCGAGGTCATTTCCCTCGATCCCGAACAACATCGGGATTTGAGGAAGACGCCGGAGGAGGTGCCCTGCGTGGGAGTTGCGGGTGCCACGAGCTCCGATGGTCGTGTTTCTGTTCGGGGAGCCGGAGCTGCACGCAGGTCGGAGTCGTGCCTCGACGTCTGTGGAGCTGGGCCGAGGAACCAGCTCGCTTTAACGGTCGCCCATGTGTGGGCGCTTGGCGACGACAGCGTATATGAGACCGAAGATGACGGCGGGCACGCGACGGCCCTTCTTCATCCGGCTACCAACTGGAACAAAGGAAGGCAATCCATTTTGTATGAACCCGTATGCATACAAAAGAAAAGCAAACCATCATTAAATCATTGTTTGATTGTAAAAAAAAAAGACAAGATGAGAAGAGGAACTCCCTGATACTTAGCATTTTATTCATCTGTAGATTGTGTGATGGCCGGGACTCCCATAGTCTAATATTcgatgatgattgtttgatctccGGGAGATCATCCTAGAACAGCTTGGGTTAGTCAAGATTGAAGAAAATACCAtttgcatcatggctcgatagacgcgatgccccacggtgggcgccaaatgtcgtggtaacgatttcaacaatagaaagagggtaggataacggagcatgatctatcaatatgcacatgggtgacacgatggttttagcgagttcaggcctctcacagtggagataacaaccctacgtctcgtgctccggagaggctttgttttatctgtcatggacatgagttacatggtatagagagagccagagctccagggaaggaatgagcccgcagggggagaagaaaaagaagatgtccccagctatgtggagggggtggcttatatagagtgcgccacctcctcacctcttatgttacaagatggggcattgatgccataatgtcagtccactacagatgtcttgccgactgttggtatttgcatgaccgagtgagtcatacggccgagtggttgactgtcatccgagtgaatGGAATGtatttgtctgagtggatccgtaccgagtggattaaatgttgtcacgatccagtaggaatttcccttgtaatccttaaactaataatgaggtgccattgggtaggacgtatcggtcagacctatgaccctaccctagggctatatccccgtcaggtTGTTGGTTGTAAGATTGATCTCCAAGCAATACCTATACAAAGAGATAGAGATCAATCTTAACCACCTAATCACCAAAGTTAAACAACACACGCCGACCCTTATCTCCATGTATCCGGTTTATAAACACACCGAAATACATGTTTACAATATATACTTTAACACTTTCCTGGCTACGGTGAATTATTTTTATTAGCAATAGTTGAAGTACTAACAGTAGCAAGGTGTCACTCATGAAGAGACTGGAGGTTTGAACTCTTTGTCAACAAAAAATGCGAGGTACCTGAGAAGATTGTGAATTTCAAAACTATGTGACTCTAGTCTTCATTTGACATTCACAAATATAATGATGTGTGTTTTCGTCACGCTTGGTATTTCTCAAAAGAAAACTGTGAACCCACTATAAATGATGATATTAACTGATTTTTTGCGGTGAATAAAGTgatgagttttttttttttttgcgagaaaaTACAGTGACGAGTCTAACTTTTAAATTCAAGATAAACTATGGAACTTGATCGAATTGTTACTTCGAGCGTTTGTCTTTGCCTTAGAAATTATTCTAAGGTTCATGAGGAGTTTCGACCTGTTTtttcacacacacaaaaaatactTCCTCCTATCCATATTTACTTATCGCTCACTTAGTATAACTTTGTCGCGTTGGACGTAATGCACGAGAGCCGTGAGAGTAGCAGGACAATTTCGAGTGATGGGCCGGCAAGAATCAGGTGATAGTGTTTTCCAATGGAAACGTGTAGGGCCGATCAATCGATGGAAAATCACACCCTTATGGCATAAAATGCACGTCTTTCTACGGCCATGGTTTCTGATCGTCCACCTGTTCGGCAACTTTCTGAAGTCAATATTCCTTTTGACATCCTGCCTCCGCTAGTCCTCTTCTTTCCGTTTTAATTAACACAATGCACAAACATCAGATGATCTAGTCATTCGCAACACCATCAAACGTTTCTAGGCTCGTTTTCTGAGAAAAGAAACAGCCGAAGTTTGTCTTTTGACATCTAGAGTGCTTTCTTCCAACAAGTAGTGCAGCTGAAACCTTTTGAGTCCGGACATGATAGATTATGAAGGACTGGTACAGAGATTTTCCATCTGTATGTGCATGTGCACGTCGAATCATATCATCGGCGTAGCTGCACGATGCACGAATCAGGAGCTGCTAGATTGGGCATCTGAGCTCTGCCGATAGGATCAGTTAGTTTAATTAGCTGGGGTGATTACTCCACTTGTCCTCACGCAAACAAAAGTAGGCCAGCCGGGCTCTGACTTCTTTTCTTGTAGCTCGGATGCAGCTAGAAGCTAACCTCCCAAATCAGCCAAAAGCGTCAAGGATCATGTAGCTCCGATCATAATAACGAGGCTCGATGAGAACGACACATCAATGGCAAGACTAACGACGCGTTTTACTCTCTGAATTTCGCCCAAATGACACAGCGAGAATACATGACCCTTTGGGCTTGTGAATTTGATAGTACAAAATCAGGCCGTGAACTCTCGAaacaggctttcgccccgctttatatataaagcataaTCAGGCCGTGAACTCCTTGGCCTTGTCGGGGCCACGGGGACGGTAGGCGGCGATGGTGATGGGGTCgaggagcagcggcagcagctcaTCCTGGATGCACGTGTAGATCTCCCCACAGTTGGTCTGGATGATCTTGGCCAGGTTCATGGCGTTCTGCTTGTCGTGCAGGACGCTCTCCTCCTCCGGCTTGTGCCCATACTCCGTGGCGAGCAGCTCGGAGAGGCGCTCCACGTGTCTCTCCAGCTCCTCCTGGAAGTTCTCAAAGAGGCCCTGCGCGACGGCCAGGTTGTCGCGGTCCGCCGGCCGCATCCgcaccttgtcgtcgtcgtcgtcgctgccaaACATGTAGTAGGCGAAGACGTAGGAGCGCAAGAGCACCTGGCGCGACCGCAGCAGACCGCGGTGCGCCTCCATGAGCCAGGTGCAGTCCCGGACGAGGGGCTGGTCGTGCAGGGCCTCCAGCTGCTTGGCCCGCTCCTCGATGGCCGGGCCGAGCTTGTCGTGCTCCAGCTTGTACGAGTCGCCGTGGATCTTGAAGCGGTCGTAGTAGTGCGTGTAGCGGTCCAGGTTCCGCTTGGCCGTGTccacctttttcttctcctccccgGTGAAGCGGTTGCAGCTGTGGCCGTCGATGCTGTCCCAGGTGTGCTCGTACCCCGTGGCGGCGCCGCACTTCCAGCTGCACCATCATCGATCCATGGGTTCAGATTCAGAAAGCCAAGCTAGTGATGGATCACGCCAAGAAGCATGAATGCATGCAATATCGTTCGTTTTACGACATGTTCATTCACCGACGGGTGGGAGACTGGGAGGTCGAAATTGCTGCTTACCATAGATACTGGCCGCACTTGCAGGTGACGAGGTTGCAGCCGCCGTCCTTGACGATGGGCTTGAAGCACTTGGGGCAGCTTTTGGTGTTGGCGAGGATCCAGTTGACGGTCTCTGACTCGCCGTTGCACTTGACCTCCCACATGTCCCACATGGTGCACGGGCACGGCGAGTGCGCTCCGGCCGCGCACGCGAAGCAGAAGCCCAGGCCGCAGGGGCACTCCACCTCGCAGTAGCGCTCGCCGGCGCCCACACGGATCGCGCGGCCGCAGTGCGGGACGCTCGGGCACCACTTCACCGAGTCGTTGCCCTCGAGGTATGACTCGAGGAGGAAGCGGTCGAAGCGCCTGGCCGTGTCGGGGTACTTGCGGGCCAGGAGCTGCTGCACCACGGGCTCGTCGCAGACCACCGGGCACTTCACCCCCATGCACCGGATCTGCTTCTTGCCGCTCTCCACCGACGCCTTGAAGTGCTCTGTCCAACCTGAACTGACACGATTTATTAACAGCGAAAATGACACCATTAAGGATTGATTACCCTTGCACATCATCTAGTTGCTCGATCTAAGGTCACGGAAAACGGGATTGTTTATCTATGGAAACCAGACACATACATATTCTGTAGGGTATATTCGTTTATTAATATTGCTCACACAAAATGCCTAGTACACCTTCCAACTATAAAATCAGACAAATCTAA includes:
- the LOC123451109 gene encoding probable E3 ubiquitin-protein ligase ARI1, which translates into the protein MASDDDCYDYEYDYDEVEEEDDDDDEMMMMEADEDGLVEEDTPAPERPADCWAITQESLSTAQQQDLSMVMNLLNVKQHNARALLIHHRWKIDCIYDHLDRKGRDHMFREAGIVLQENINGKAPPSRLVNCMVCFDEFSVGAVSTMECGHYFCNDCWTEHFKASVESGKKQIRCMGVKCPVVCDEPVVQQLLARKYPDTARRFDRFLLESYLEGNDSVKWCPSVPHCGRAIRVGAGERYCEVECPCGLGFCFACAAGAHSPCPCTMWDMWEVKCNGESETVNWILANTKSCPKCFKPIVKDGGCNLVTCKCGQYLCWKCGAATGYEHTWDSIDGHSCNRFTGEEKKKVDTAKRNLDRYTHYYDRFKIHGDSYKLEHDKLGPAIEERAKQLEALHDQPLVRDCTWLMEAHRGLLRSRQVLLRSYVFAYYMFGSDDDDDKVRMRPADRDNLAVAQGLFENFQEELERHVERLSELLATEYGHKPEEESVLHDKQNAMNLAKIIQTNCGEIYTCIQDELLPLLLDPITIAAYRPRGPDKAKEFTA